A segment of the Canis lupus baileyi chromosome 21, mCanLup2.hap1, whole genome shotgun sequence genome:
CCGCTTCAGGAACCACGGGCACAGGGGTCCTGCCCACAGACCCCACCCCGTAGCTTCCTCCCCGGAGGCCTGGTCCTCACTTCTCCAGGAACGCCTCCCCCCGATCTTGGCATAGGGGACACGCTGGGGGTTCCAGGGCTTGGTCCCTAGACCAGCCTTTCTGTCAGCGTGGCCACTGTGGTTCTGCTGGTAGCTTCAGGGCCCCTCAGCTCCTTGCCCCCTCTCTGCCTGCCCATCGCCCAACTGATCACCTGAGTGTTTGTGCACCCCAGGAACGGGCTGCCCTCACCTCAGGGCTCTGTGCTGCCCAGTCCCGTGACCACCACCCACCACAGCCACCGGGCTCAGGCTGCAGGAACAAGGCTGACCTGCCTGTCCCTGAGAGGTCAAAGGTCACCTGCCCACAGAGTGGCCCCTGACCATCCCTCTTGAACCCCACCTCTACTGGCGAGCCTGGGTACTCGCTCCAGTAGGCTCCAGTAGGCTGGAGGCCAGGTGGGTCCAGCTGGCCCCTGAGGCAGGCCCCCCACAGCCTACCTGTACCAGTGCCGTGCACAGCCCAAAGATGCCCACAGCCAGAAGGTTCTCCTGGAGCCATGTCTTCACCGTCTCGTAGCATGGCTGGAGGCAGAGGGTGCGTCACAGGGGCCATGAAGCCAGCCCTTCgcacccccaggtccccagggccagGATGTGTGGGGAGGGTGGATGCTCACCGCCTTCCACCAGGTGCCAGGTGCGTGAAGTCCACAGCTCTCACTGAACTCTAGGCAGCAGGAGTCGGGCACGCGGGTGGCATTATAGACCTCAAACCAGTCGGTGTAGTTGGAAACCCCACAACAGCGAAACTACGACAGGCACAGGCTAGGATGGCTGGGGAGCCGGGGGTGGGCCCTACCCCCTACTcggcccaccccagcccccaccccccgcctgcaTACCCACACCCAGGCTCACGTCGGTCTGGATGATGCTCCATGCATTGGTGAGGCCAACGTTGCCTGGGGTGCCGTACAGATGCAGACCCTTCTTCAGGTCTCGTTGGGCGTACCTGTCGATCTGCAGGTGCAGTGTGGTCAGCAGGGCCACCCACCCCAACGGCCAGCTCCACCTCCCTCATCCAGACCCCACAGGCGCCCCACATCGCCCCCTGCCCGTCCCTGCCCCTGGGCCCTGGCTGGCACTGGAGTGAGACACCCAGCATGAACTCCTGTTAGCTTCAGGTATGGAGACAGACGGACAAGGACAGAAACACCGTGAGTGGTCTGCACATGCGGGGTGTCGGCTGAGGGGCCCAGAAGCTACGACACCCCCGTGGCCCCCGGAACTTGGTTCCCGAGACCATCCTCCAGCGGAGGAACTGGGGCTCCTAGGTCTGCAGGGTCGACCAGCACCAGGAAGCCTGGAGGGGACTGTGCCAGAGGACCCAGGGACCAGGCCAGAGCCCCCACCAGGCAAAGGCCAGAACCGTGAGCAAAGTGAGGAGCACAGGCCCCGGGTGTAACGCAGAGCATAAAACACGGAAAGGAGCCTTGATTTTTAGTacatgtgctgccgaagcgagcacaggACCTTGAGTAATGTAAATCAATGACTGCGCGGGGACAGGTGTTTTCCTACCCAGTGGACACTCGGTCCAGGACAGTGGGAGTTCCGCCCACACCCCTGTCCCCCCACTCCCACTGTGCCAGaatcccagagcctccagggcaTTGGCAGCCCCTCCGGGACCCGCCTCTGGTGGCTGTGGTGAACAGCGGGACTGCCCTGAGTGGGTAGCGGGGCCATGGCCCCttgctgggtggggagggcagggtggcCAAACCTTGTCAGTGTAGGCGAAGAACAGGACAGTGACAGTGACCTCCAGCAGGAGCACCAGCAACAGCGTCACAAAGAACTGCAGAGGAGATGGGTGTCAGGGACGGCCACACCGAACCCCTGCCCCCTAGCCTGTGGAGCcttccagggctggggctgcaAACCTAAGACGgatgcctccagcccagggtccATCCCTGGGGACCAGCACGTGCCCCTTgtgctgccccacccccctctctgtcCCAGGGGCTCTTCTCTTGCTCCGCTGACCCCAGGGGACGCACCTAGGCTTCATGCCTGTGTCcctgtggcaggcaggcaggtggagCAGTGCCCAAGGCAGGGGGCCCTGGCAGGGGGTAGGTCGGACCGTGATGATGCTGAACCCTGGGGATCACAGCCGTCGGAGCAGCCAGGGGTGGCCACCACCCCTTTGGGAAAGACCAAGGTGAGGGGACAGCCACCAGGAGCCTGAGAAGTGCCCCCGTACGGCACAGACCTTGCCCACTGGGTAGCACCCGCCCCCATCCGAGCACCCCCAGAGGCACAGCCCTGACCCAGGCCAGCTGAGCAGCAGAGACAGCCTGCATCCACCTTGCCTTTCCTGCAGACAAGAATGAGATTAGGGCAGGGACGATGGGGACAGGGCCGGGGAAGTGGGCTCTGGACTCCCCCTGCATAGAAGCCTGGGGctgggctcccccccccccccactgcagCTTCCTGCCCTGGGGCAGCTGGGGATCCAGCCACACCCCACCTGCTGCTCCAAGAGATCAGAGCCCCAGGCCCTGATGGGAGCATCTGGAACGTGCTGAACAGCTGGGGAGGCTGCACATCTTGGGGGGCGTGCCCTCAGGGACCCCACCCTGGGCAAGAACTCCTCAGACAAGGTCAATTTGAAGGGGTGATTTAGGACTGGAAGCTGCCCAAGGCCTTTACTGGACACATTAACAGGTGAGGAACCTGACCCGGGGACACTTCCCCTTCTCCATTATCGGTGATTAACGTCCCCGGTAAATGTGTCCAAGGCAGAGGTGGGGACCGTGAGCCTCTCAACAGAGGGTCCAGGGACAGGAGCCAGGGAGGGGTCCCAGGAAGGGTGGTCTCAGAGTAGGCTGGAGGGGCCCTGCCTGGCACTCGTGTGCGCTTGTGCACGGGTGGGCATGTGAGCACACACGTGTCCGTTCCATCGCAGGAGGCCTCCACGAAGCTCTGAGCCAGCAGCTCCCCAGCACCTGACCCCCACCGCCCCAGCCTGTTCTGGAAGGCCCCATCAGAGCCCCCAGGGGCTGCCACAGGCCATGGCGGTGATGTATTCCTGCCCGGAGGGGTCAGCGACCCAGAGGCACCCAGCGGGGGGCACTCACAGTGAGCAAGAGGCACTTGTGCTCCTTGATGGCGCCGATGCAGCCCACGAAGCCGATGGCCATGACAAAGGTCCCGGTAACGATAAGCAGGTTGGCAGCCGACAGGGACGGGAAGGAGGAGGACAGGGTAGCGAAGTTCCCCTGGGTGGCAGCCAGCCAGATGCCAACGCCGAGGATGCCGCAGCCTCCCAGCTGGGACCAccagggtggggagaaagggCAGTGAGGCCACCACCCACGCCTCCCAGACCGCCCCAGAGCAGGCTGCAGTCCCACCGGATCACTGTGGCCATGCAGAGTGGCATCCCACAGGCCCTGCGCACCCTCGCCTGCCCCGCTGACCTCCCAGCACCCAGCTGGTCCCAGGGACCCCATGACTCAGCAGACCCCCAGGGCTCGGAGACCACTCCCTGATCCACAGCCACAGTGATGGGGACCCCAAGGTCCCCCACCTatggtggggaggggatggtctaaggagacttttttttttaagattttatttatttattcatgagagacacacagagagggaggcagagacacaggcagagggagaagcaggctccatgcatggagcctgacatgggactagatcccaggtctccaggatcacgccctgagctgaaggcaggtgccaaactgctgagccacctaggcatccctaaggACACTCTCCATTCAGGACGTGAATGGGGTGGCTGCCCTTGTCCCAATGATATGATGAGGCAGCCTGGGCAGGAGCCCCAGGGCTTCTCCCGAACATCATCTCTCCAGGAAGTGTCCCCTTTTGCCCCGAGCCTGGCCCACGCCTGCCCCACAGCCTCTGGACCTGAGCAGTCAGGGAGACCTGCCCTAGATC
Coding sequences within it:
- the TSPAN4 gene encoding tetraspanin-4; this translates as MARGCLQGVKFLMFAFNLLFWLGGCGILGVGIWLAATQGNFATLSSSFPSLSAANLLIVTGTFVMAIGFVGCIGAIKEHKCLLLTFFVTLLLVLLLEVTVTVLFFAYTDKIDRYAQRDLKKGLHLYGTPGNVGLTNAWSIIQTDFRCCGVSNYTDWFEVYNATRVPDSCCLEFSESCGLHAPGTWWKAPCYETVKTWLQENLLAVGIFGLCTALVQLLGLTFAMTMYCQVVKADTYCA